In one Hypomesus transpacificus isolate Combined female chromosome 18, fHypTra1, whole genome shotgun sequence genomic region, the following are encoded:
- the mical1 gene encoding F-actin-monooxygenase mical1 isoform X1, whose protein sequence is MANQEPPNPSYTVFDHFVLAQSCKDVQRYFAELCHHLEVDPQDYQTFYSKLKEKLNYWKAKALWVKLDKRAAHPDYQNGNVCAKNKCLVLGAGPCGLRTAIELALLGAQVVVLEKRESFARNNVLHLWPYTICDLRGLSAKKFYGKFCTGALDHISIRQLQLILLKVALLLGVEVHTGVEFRGLQEPSGNTGWTAKLHPESHPAGTFQFDVFISAGGGRYVPDGFKRKELRGKLAIGITANFINRRTAAEAQVAEISGVARIYNQKFFQDLLTETGIDLENIVYYKDDTHYFVMTAKKKSLLKKGVIKQDYSDAEQLLAASNVDREAMLRYAHDAARFSTGYQLPDMQFAQNHAGRPDVAMFDFTCMHRAENASIVRERRGKKLLIGLVGDCLVEPFWPLGTGIARGFLASLDTAWMVRSWGLGKAPLEVLAQRESVYQLLSQTTPENTCKNYSAYSINPTTRYNQIKLTSIQVNQVKHLYDVEDPRESNRPSQKQNNKPRMRRDSTGFDELLKWCQQHTGGYQGVKVKDLTQSWRSGLALCALIHNFRPHLIDMASLEESNTVHNNQLAFSVLESELGIPPVMSASDMATRGQIDKLSMVLYLTQVRNAFSKRTLPKEPQAPVTVYKPSAFSRTQSVVFFLNKLKHNSLQRRKEKLASRREAKQREMGDEEDQISSLSAPEVSPRPDPDPEPDLNCSSLTGNCEECYFCGQRVYVLERISTEGKFFHRSCFTCHQCGTTLRLGGYTFSQDTGRFYCELHSEDLELESMREPRSLQDREEETVEYGASSEDDAHSSDDNTLDCGLAGPQPAEGQRQPRPAEPEEGPQEPQPPPDPPACQSGLQPGDEDQRGAETAHPVPAPRPSRYASPSPQPSPPVPKPRSIHLATPRDPSSPPERLTPAQENRTPGAAEAGSRPKQSLRKLQLSAEEKDQLLNLTYSHDSDSETPGGSSSCSSSSATAGGPSPPKPGRPREDHWSGSWGPGAQVRDHRNRRCFRRKEEPGGQNQPAKVRSKFSPWNLSSPRLGRDHRLSVLNIHPETAVEYGHKASEEEGADEDEDDDDMFEKDDSDLFNEKFQDVPSDPVQAGKMELMKMRTLERRAKICEMQRFTKAQSIQRRLEEIEVTFKELEGKGVVLERALRGEAGGGGSPEMIEQWIQLVHEKNELVSEESDLMVASRQLELEDKQSMLEMELRKHMELSDSEKTAEQRAEEERVLQQMIEVVDMRDSLVSFLEEKRLKELSEEQHIITIMEAKRHSSPGAQVHWA, encoded by the exons ATGGCGAACCAGgaaccccccaacccctcctacaCCGTCTTCGACCACTTTGTCCTAGCCCAGAGCTGCAAGGACGTGCAGCGCTACTTTGCAGAGCTGTGTCACCACCTAGAGGTGGACCCCCAGGACTATCAGACCTTCTACTCCAAGCTGAAGGAGAAGCTCAACTACTGGAAGGCCAAGGCCCTGTGGGTGAAACTGGATAAGAGAGCTGCTCATCCAGATTACCAGAACGGGAACGTTTGTGCTAAAAACAAG TGCCTGGTTCTGGGCGCAGGGCCCTGTGGGTTGAGGACAGCCATAGAGCTGGCTCTGCTGGGAGCTCAGGTGGTGGTTCTGGAGAAGAGGGAGTCGTTTGCCAGGAACAATGTGCTGCACCTGTGGCCCTACACCATCTGCGACCTTCGGGGTCTCAGCGCCAAAAAGTTCTATGGCAAATTCTGTACTGGTGCCCTGGACCACATCA gCATCCGTCAGCTGCAGCTGATCCTGCTGAAGGTGGCTCTGCTGCTGGGGGTGGAGGTTCACACAGGGGTGGAGTTCCGAGGCCTGCAGGAGCCCTCGGGGAACACAG GCTGGACGGCTAAGCTGCACCCTGAGTCTCATCCTGCCGGAACCTTCCAGTTTGATGTCTTCATCTCTGCCGGAGGAGGACGCTACGTCCCTGAtg GCTTCAAGAGGAAGGAGCTGAGAGGGAAGCTGGCCATCGGCATCACAGCCAACTTCATCAACAGACGCACGGCGGCCGAGGCCCAGGTGGCAGAGATCAGTGGTGTGGCCCGGATCTACAATCAGAAGTTCTTCCAGGACCTACTCACAGAGACAG GTATTGATCTAGAGAATATTGTCTACTATAAGGATGACACCCACTACTTTGTCATGACTGCTAAGAagaagagcctgctgaagaaggGCGTCATTAAACAG GACTACAGTGACGCAGAGCAGCTTCTGGCCGCGTCCAACGTGGACCGTGAAGCCATGCTGCGTTATGCCCACGACGCGGCCCGCTTCTCCACAGGCTACCAGCTGCCTGATATGCAGTTTGCCCAGAACCACGCGGGCCGGCCCGACGTGGCCATGTTCGACTTCACCTGCATGCACCGCGCTGAGAACGCCTCCATCGtgcgggagaggaggggcaagaAACTGTTGATTGGCCTGGTTGGAGACTGCCTGGTGGAG cCGTTCTGGCCCTTGGGGACAGGCATAGCCCGGGGCTTCCTGGCATCCCTCGACACAGCCTGGATGGTGAGGAGCTGGGGTCTGGGCAAAGCGCCCCTGGAGGTCCTCGCACAGCG AGAGAGTGTCTATCAGCTCCTGTCCCAGACAACTCCAGAGAACACCTGTAAAAACTACAGCGCCTACAGCATCAACCCAACAACCCGCTACAATCAGATTAAGTTGACGTCCATACAGGTCAACCAG GTGAAACATCTGTACGACGTGGAAGACCCCCGTGAATCCAACCGCCCCAGCCAAAAGCAGAACAACAAGCCACGCATGCGCAGAG ATTCAACAGGTTTTGATGAGCTGCTGAAATGGTGTCAACAGCACACAGGCGGGTACCAGGGGGTGAAGGTGAAGGACCTGACTCAGTCCTGGAGGTCTGGCCTGGCTCTGTGTGCCCTCATCCACAACTTTAGACCACACCTCAT TGACATGGCCTCGCTGGAGGAGTCCAACACCGTCCACAACAACCAGCTGGCCTTTAGCGTCCTGGAGAGCGAACTGGGCATCCCCCCCGTCATGTCTGCCAGCGACATGGCCACGCGCGGCCAGATCGACAAGTTGTCCATGGTGCTTTACCTCACCCAGGTCCGCAATGCCTTTTCCAAGAGAACGCTCCCTAAAG AGCCACAGGCCCCAGTGACAGTGTACAAACCCAGTGCTTTCTCCCGGACCCAGTCTGTAGTGTTCTTCCTTAACAAGCTGAAGCACAACTCCCTGCAGAGGCGCAAG GAGAAGCTGGCATCCAGGAGAgaagcaaagcagagagagatgggagatgaggaggat CAAATATCCTCCCTCTCAGCCCCTGAGGTGAGTCCCAGGCCAGACCCGGACCCTGAGCCTGACCTGAACTGCAGCTCCCTGACAGGCAACTGTGAGGAGTGCTACTTCTGCGGCCAGAGGGTCTATGTGCTGGAGAGGATCAGCACTGAGGGCAAGTTCTTCCACCGGAGCTGCTTCACCTGCCATCAGTGTGGCACCACCCTGCGACTGGGGGGCTACACCTTCAGCCAGGACACGG GGAGGTTCTACTGTGAGCTGCACTCAGAGGATCTGGAGCTGGAAAGCATGAGAGAACCCAGATCTTTACAG gatagagaggaggagactgtAGAGTATGGTGCCTCCAGTGAGGACGACGCTCATTCCTCAGATGACAACACCCTGGACTGTGGCCTCGCGGGGCCGCAGCCCGCTGAGGGCCAGAGGCAGCCCCGCCCAGCTGAGCCTGAGGAGGGACCCCAGGAGCCCCAGCCACCCCCAGACCCTCCAGCCTGTCAGAGTGGACTCCAGCCTGGCGACGAGGACCAGAGGGGCGCGGAGACAGCCCACCCGGTTCCAGCGCCTCGCCCCTCGCGCTacgcctcccccagccctcagccctcccctccAGTGCCTAAACCTCGCTCCATCCACCTGGCCACCCCCAGggatccctcctccccccctgagAGGCTCACCCCTGCCCAGGAGAACAGGACCCCCGGGGCAGCGGAGGCCGGCTCCAGACCCAAGCAGTCCCTACGGAAGCTCCAGCTGAGCGCCGAGGAGAAGGACCAGCTGCTGAACCTGACCTACAGCCACGACTCGGACTCAGAGACCCCCGGgggctcctcctcttgctcctcttcctccgccaCAGCGGGGGGGCCCAGCCCCCCCAAGCCTGGCCGGCCGAGGGAGGACCACTGGAGCGGCAGCTGGGGACCAGGGGCGCAGGTCCGAGATCATAGAAACCGCCGCTGCTTTAGACGGAAAGAGGAGCCTGGAGGCCAGAACCAGCCCGCCAAGGTCCGATCCAAGTTCTCACCCTggaacctctcctcccccaggctggGCAGAGACCACAGACTGAGTGTCCTCAACATCCACCCAG AAACTGCGGTTGAGTACGGCCACAAAGCGTCCGAGGAAGAGGGTgctgatgaggatgaggatgacgaCGACATGTTTGAGAAAGATGACAGCGATTTGTTCAATGAGAAG TTCCAGGATGTCCCCTCGGACCCAGTGCAGGCCGGAAAGATGGAGCTGATGAAGATGAGAACCCTGGAACGGCGGGCAAAGATATGCGAAATGCAGCGCTTCACCAAGGCCCAG TCTATCCAGAGGCGGCTGGAGGAGATCGAGGTGACGTTCAAGGagctggaggggaagggggtggtCCTGGAGAGGGCTCTCAGAGGAGAAGCAG gcgGAGGCGGTTCTCCTGAGATGATCGAACAGTGGATCCAGCTGGTCCATGAGAAGAACGAGCTGGTCTCTGAGGAGTCAGACCTCATGGTGGC
- the mical1 gene encoding F-actin-monooxygenase mical1 isoform X2, which translates to MANQEPPNPSYTVFDHFVLAQSCKDVQRYFAELCHHLEVDPQDYQTFYSKLKEKLNYWKAKALWVKLDKRAAHPDYQNGNVCAKNKCLVLGAGPCGLRTAIELALLGAQVVVLEKRESFARNNVLHLWPYTICDLRGLSAKKFYGKFCTGALDHISIRQLQLILLKVALLLGVEVHTGVEFRGLQEPSGNTGWTAKLHPESHPAGTFQFDVFISAGGGRYVPDGFKRKELRGKLAIGITANFINRRTAAEAQVAEISGVARIYNQKFFQDLLTETGIDLENIVYYKDDTHYFVMTAKKKSLLKKGVIKQDYSDAEQLLAASNVDREAMLRYAHDAARFSTGYQLPDMQFAQNHAGRPDVAMFDFTCMHRAENASIVRERRGKKLLIGLVGDCLVEPFWPLGTGIARGFLASLDTAWMVRSWGLGKAPLEVLAQRESVYQLLSQTTPENTCKNYSAYSINPTTRYNQIKLTSIQVNQVKHLYDVEDPRESNRPSQKQNNKPRMRRDSTGFDELLKWCQQHTGGYQGVKVKDLTQSWRSGLALCALIHNFRPHLIDMASLEESNTVHNNQLAFSVLESELGIPPVMSASDMATRGQIDKLSMVLYLTQVRNAFSKRTLPKEPQAPVTVYKPSAFSRTQSVVFFLNKLKHNSLQRRKEKLASRREAKQREMGDEEDQISSLSAPEVSPRPDPDPEPDLNCSSLTGNCEECYFCGQRVYVLERISTEGKFFHRSCFTCHQCGTTLRLGGYTFSQDTDF; encoded by the exons ATGGCGAACCAGgaaccccccaacccctcctacaCCGTCTTCGACCACTTTGTCCTAGCCCAGAGCTGCAAGGACGTGCAGCGCTACTTTGCAGAGCTGTGTCACCACCTAGAGGTGGACCCCCAGGACTATCAGACCTTCTACTCCAAGCTGAAGGAGAAGCTCAACTACTGGAAGGCCAAGGCCCTGTGGGTGAAACTGGATAAGAGAGCTGCTCATCCAGATTACCAGAACGGGAACGTTTGTGCTAAAAACAAG TGCCTGGTTCTGGGCGCAGGGCCCTGTGGGTTGAGGACAGCCATAGAGCTGGCTCTGCTGGGAGCTCAGGTGGTGGTTCTGGAGAAGAGGGAGTCGTTTGCCAGGAACAATGTGCTGCACCTGTGGCCCTACACCATCTGCGACCTTCGGGGTCTCAGCGCCAAAAAGTTCTATGGCAAATTCTGTACTGGTGCCCTGGACCACATCA gCATCCGTCAGCTGCAGCTGATCCTGCTGAAGGTGGCTCTGCTGCTGGGGGTGGAGGTTCACACAGGGGTGGAGTTCCGAGGCCTGCAGGAGCCCTCGGGGAACACAG GCTGGACGGCTAAGCTGCACCCTGAGTCTCATCCTGCCGGAACCTTCCAGTTTGATGTCTTCATCTCTGCCGGAGGAGGACGCTACGTCCCTGAtg GCTTCAAGAGGAAGGAGCTGAGAGGGAAGCTGGCCATCGGCATCACAGCCAACTTCATCAACAGACGCACGGCGGCCGAGGCCCAGGTGGCAGAGATCAGTGGTGTGGCCCGGATCTACAATCAGAAGTTCTTCCAGGACCTACTCACAGAGACAG GTATTGATCTAGAGAATATTGTCTACTATAAGGATGACACCCACTACTTTGTCATGACTGCTAAGAagaagagcctgctgaagaaggGCGTCATTAAACAG GACTACAGTGACGCAGAGCAGCTTCTGGCCGCGTCCAACGTGGACCGTGAAGCCATGCTGCGTTATGCCCACGACGCGGCCCGCTTCTCCACAGGCTACCAGCTGCCTGATATGCAGTTTGCCCAGAACCACGCGGGCCGGCCCGACGTGGCCATGTTCGACTTCACCTGCATGCACCGCGCTGAGAACGCCTCCATCGtgcgggagaggaggggcaagaAACTGTTGATTGGCCTGGTTGGAGACTGCCTGGTGGAG cCGTTCTGGCCCTTGGGGACAGGCATAGCCCGGGGCTTCCTGGCATCCCTCGACACAGCCTGGATGGTGAGGAGCTGGGGTCTGGGCAAAGCGCCCCTGGAGGTCCTCGCACAGCG AGAGAGTGTCTATCAGCTCCTGTCCCAGACAACTCCAGAGAACACCTGTAAAAACTACAGCGCCTACAGCATCAACCCAACAACCCGCTACAATCAGATTAAGTTGACGTCCATACAGGTCAACCAG GTGAAACATCTGTACGACGTGGAAGACCCCCGTGAATCCAACCGCCCCAGCCAAAAGCAGAACAACAAGCCACGCATGCGCAGAG ATTCAACAGGTTTTGATGAGCTGCTGAAATGGTGTCAACAGCACACAGGCGGGTACCAGGGGGTGAAGGTGAAGGACCTGACTCAGTCCTGGAGGTCTGGCCTGGCTCTGTGTGCCCTCATCCACAACTTTAGACCACACCTCAT TGACATGGCCTCGCTGGAGGAGTCCAACACCGTCCACAACAACCAGCTGGCCTTTAGCGTCCTGGAGAGCGAACTGGGCATCCCCCCCGTCATGTCTGCCAGCGACATGGCCACGCGCGGCCAGATCGACAAGTTGTCCATGGTGCTTTACCTCACCCAGGTCCGCAATGCCTTTTCCAAGAGAACGCTCCCTAAAG AGCCACAGGCCCCAGTGACAGTGTACAAACCCAGTGCTTTCTCCCGGACCCAGTCTGTAGTGTTCTTCCTTAACAAGCTGAAGCACAACTCCCTGCAGAGGCGCAAG GAGAAGCTGGCATCCAGGAGAgaagcaaagcagagagagatgggagatgaggaggat CAAATATCCTCCCTCTCAGCCCCTGAGGTGAGTCCCAGGCCAGACCCGGACCCTGAGCCTGACCTGAACTGCAGCTCCCTGACAGGCAACTGTGAGGAGTGCTACTTCTGCGGCCAGAGGGTCTATGTGCTGGAGAGGATCAGCACTGAGGGCAAGTTCTTCCACCGGAGCTGCTTCACCTGCCATCAGTGTGGCACCACCCTGCGACTGGGGGGCTACACCTTCAGCCAGGACACGG atttctaa